DNA sequence from the Amycolatopsis sp. Hca4 genome:
GACGTTGGCGAGGGCGTTGCGCCTGAACGAGGACCAGCAGAAGTACCTGTACGAGCTGGCCGGCCGAGCCGACGCACTCCCCCGCAGGCGCCGTCCCCCGCAGCGCGTGCGGCCGGCCATGCGCAGGCTCCTGACCCAGCTGACGGCAACGCCGGCCCTGGTGCTGGGCAGGCGCTTGGACATCCTGGCGTGGAACCGAGCAGCAACGGCCCTGTTCACGGACTTCGAGGAAATCCCCCCGCAGCAGCGCAACTACCTGCGCATGCTGTTCACGAACGACCAAATTCGAAATATGCACGAGAACTGGCAGCACGACGCCCGAGAAGCGGTAGCGGCCCTGAGAATGGAAGCGGCGTCGGACACAACGGACCCCGACCTGGCCCGCTTGGTGGGAGACCTGTCCCTACAGGACCCGGACTTCAGCAGGTGGTGGGCCGAACACCAGGTGAACAACGCAACGTACGGAACAAAGCACTACAACCACCCGACAACGGGAAGAATGACACTGGACTGCGACACGTGGACAAGCCCAGACGGCTCAGGCCAGCGCCTGATGGTCCTGACGGCAGAGCCGAAAACCCCATCCCACGACGCCTTGCTGATCCTGACAGCATGGGCGCAAAACCAGAAAACCGGCGCCCGATAACCCGAGGCAACAACGGAGAAACCCAGACCCCCCGCAACCCCGATCCGAAGCCAGAACACGGCCGGCGGCAGGTTGTCAAGGCACGCTTTCCCGCCTTGACAACCTGCCGCCGGCCGTAGTCACAATCAGGCTTCGGGGTGGCGGCCCCGAGAGAAAGTCAGCCCTTCAGCAGGGCCCGAGCCATGACAACCTTCTGAATCTGGTTGGTGCCTTCGTAGATCTGCGTGATCTTGGCATCCCGCATCATCCGCTCAACGGGGAAGTCCCGGGTGTACCCAGCCCCACCAAAGAGCTGAACAGCATCAGTAGTGACTTCCATGGCGATATCGGACGCATAAGCCTTCGCGGCGGAAGCCATGAACCCGGCCCGCTTGTCCCCCCGCTCCGAAGCAGCAGCCGAGGCATAGACGAGATGCCGAGCAGCCTCGATCTTCGTCCCCATATCGGCCAGCATGAACTGAACACCCTGGAACTCGGAGATCGACTTCCCGAACTGCTTGCGATCCTTCACGTAAGCCACAGCAGCATCCAAAGCGCCCTGGGCAATACCCAGAGCCTGCGCACCGATGGTCGGCCGGGTGTGATCAAGGGTCCGCAGAGCGGTCTTCAGCCCGGTACCCGGCTCACCGATGATCCGATCCTCGGGAATGGTGCAGTTCTCGAAGTAGATCTCCCGGGTGGGCGACCCCTTGATCCCGAGCTTCTTCTCCTTGGGACCGACCGAGAAACCCGGGTCGTCCTTGTGCACGACAAAAGCCGAAATCCCGTTCGCCTTCTTCTCGGCATCGGGATCGGTGACCGCCATCACGGTGTACCAGGAGGACTCACCGGCATTGGTGATCCAGCACTTCGTCCCGTTCAGCACCCAGTGGTCCCCGTCGAGCCGGGCCCGGGTCCGCATGGAAGCGGTGTCCGACCCCGCCTCGCGCTCCGAAAGCGCGTAGGAAGCCGAAGCCTCACCGGACGCGATCGAGGGCAGCACGAGCTTCTTGAGCCCCTCGGAGGCGGACAGGATGATCGGCTGGGTGCCCAG
Encoded proteins:
- a CDS encoding helix-turn-helix domain-containing protein: MTPDPDPKALGAYLKARRAQLTPQDCGLPEPGAPRRVAGLRREEVAGLAAISVDYYTRLEQGRVRASAPVLTTLARALRLNEDQQKYLYELAGRADALPRRRRPPQRVRPAMRRLLTQLTATPALVLGRRLDILAWNRAATALFTDFEEIPPQQRNYLRMLFTNDQIRNMHENWQHDAREAVAALRMEAASDTTDPDLARLVGDLSLQDPDFSRWWAEHQVNNATYGTKHYNHPTTGRMTLDCDTWTSPDGSGQRLMVLTAEPKTPSHDALLILTAWAQNQKTGAR
- a CDS encoding acyl-CoA dehydrogenase family protein encodes the protein MTDGLYQLAEEHEELRAAVRALAEKEIAPYAAEVDENERYPIEAYNALVKSGFNAVHIGEEYDGQGADAVGACIVIEEVARVDASASLIPAVNKLGTQPIILSASEGLKKLVLPSIASGEASASYALSEREAGSDTASMRTRARLDGDHWVLNGTKCWITNAGESSWYTVMAVTDPDAEKKANGISAFVVHKDDPGFSVGPKEKKLGIKGSPTREIYFENCTIPEDRIIGEPGTGLKTALRTLDHTRPTIGAQALGIAQGALDAAVAYVKDRKQFGKSISEFQGVQFMLADMGTKIEAARHLVYASAAASERGDKRAGFMASAAKAYASDIAMEVTTDAVQLFGGAGYTRDFPVERMMRDAKITQIYEGTNQIQKVVMARALLKG